The Flexivirga oryzae genome has a segment encoding these proteins:
- a CDS encoding DUF2191 domain-containing protein translates to MSRIRLSTTVDSDLLDSARRLRSGLTDAALMDEALTSLLASHRAAEIDANYAAYDEHPLDEPDEWGDLASFRRNVAAS, encoded by the coding sequence ATGTCTCGCATACGACTCAGCACCACGGTCGACTCGGACCTGTTGGACTCTGCGCGTCGCCTCCGGTCCGGCCTCACGGACGCGGCTCTCATGGACGAAGCCCTGACGTCGCTGCTCGCGAGTCACCGTGCCGCAGAGATCGATGCGAACTATGCCGCGTACGACGAGCATCCACTCGACGAACCCGATGAGTGGGGTGACCTGGCATCGTTCCGACGCAACGTCGCAGCCTCGTGA
- a CDS encoding type II toxin-antitoxin system RelE family toxin yields MSDERLWRVELTSPAIRDLGRIPPRYASAIVEFLTAVLPIDPPRMGKPMHNELEGLQGARRGDYRVLYRIDQEQNALFVIRIDHCGRIYRTR; encoded by the coding sequence ATGAGCGATGAGCGGTTGTGGCGCGTCGAACTGACATCGCCAGCAATCCGTGATCTAGGCCGGATCCCGCCTCGGTACGCCAGCGCGATCGTCGAGTTTCTGACCGCAGTCCTGCCGATCGACCCGCCTCGCATGGGCAAGCCGATGCACAACGAACTCGAAGGTCTTCAGGGAGCCCGGCGTGGTGACTATCGCGTGCTGTACCGGATCGATCAGGAACAAAATGCCCTGTTCGTGATCCGGATCGACCACTGTGGACGTATTTACAGGACTCGATGA
- a CDS encoding type II toxin-antitoxin system prevent-host-death family antitoxin: MRTLSISAAKAKLNELVDDAARTHEHVTFTKNGAPVAVMISADEWESIQDTLFWQSQPGIREDLAQADDDTATSNTVSADDLRTRYGLPPVR, from the coding sequence GTGAGAACGTTATCGATCAGCGCGGCGAAGGCGAAGCTGAACGAGCTCGTTGACGACGCCGCACGCACGCATGAGCACGTCACGTTTACCAAGAACGGTGCGCCGGTGGCCGTCATGATTTCTGCGGATGAGTGGGAGTCGATTCAAGACACGTTGTTCTGGCAGTCTCAGCCCGGGATCCGCGAAGACCTCGCGCAGGCCGACGACGACACTGCCACCAGCAACACTGTCAGCGCTGACGACCTGCGTACCCGGTACGGCTTGCCGCCGGTGCGATGA
- a CDS encoding ribbon-helix-helix protein, CopG family, with product MSKVMVSLPDDLLAELDAEVKRRSTSRSALLAAAARRELKRRDPADLASAVERSERRFQDAGSFESADVVRADRDERR from the coding sequence ATGTCCAAAGTGATGGTTTCACTGCCCGATGATCTCCTGGCTGAGCTGGACGCGGAGGTGAAGCGTCGCTCGACGAGTCGCAGCGCGCTTCTTGCTGCGGCCGCCAGGCGGGAGCTCAAGCGTCGTGATCCGGCGGACCTCGCGAGTGCGGTCGAGCGATCGGAGCGTCGCTTTCAAGATGCCGGCAGCTTCGAGTCGGCAGACGTCGTGCGCGCAGACCGAGACGAGCGTCGATGA
- a CDS encoding type II toxin-antitoxin system PemK/MazF family toxin, with amino-acid sequence MWWCEMAEIGRRPVVVLSRDAVIPRHRRALIAPCTTTIRGLVSEVVLEPEDDPIPLRSAVNLDSVESVSLAVLVERLGRLSDSRMRQVCEALSVAVDCGG; translated from the coding sequence GTGTGGTGGTGCGAAATGGCCGAGATCGGACGTAGACCGGTCGTCGTGCTGTCGCGGGACGCGGTGATTCCCCGACATCGTCGGGCACTCATCGCGCCGTGCACCACAACCATCCGCGGGTTGGTGAGCGAAGTCGTCCTCGAGCCGGAAGACGATCCGATCCCGCTGCGATCGGCGGTCAACCTCGACTCCGTCGAAAGTGTGTCGCTCGCGGTGCTGGTCGAACGGCTCGGACGCCTCAGTGACAGCAGAATGCGGCAGGTGTGCGAGGCCCTTTCGGTCGCTGTCGACTGCGGAGGTTGA